The following nucleotide sequence is from Candidatus Palauibacter australiensis.
CCCGCCGGGACGCTCCTGGTGATCGACGAGTCCTACCGCTCCTTCGCGGAGGGACGCCTCGCGCCACCCCACCTGCCCCACGACGACCGCGTCCTGCACCTGCGCTCCTTCACCAAGGATCTTGGCGTACCTGGGCTGCGCCTCGCCGCCGCCGTCGCGGCGCCTGGGATCCTCCACCCGCTCGCAAGCGTCGCGCCGCCCTGGTCCGTGTCCTCGGTCGCCCAGGCCGCGCTCCGGGCGGCGCTTGCCCCGCGCGCCCTCGCCCGACTCGAGGAGAGCCTCATCCGCATCGCTGCACGGCGCCGGACGCTGTCCGCGGCGCTCGCCCGGCGCGGGTGGCGTCCCGGCCCCTCCGCGACCGGCTTCATCCTCGCGGCGGTCCCCGATGCGGCCGCCACGGCACACGCCCTCAGGCTCCGGGGCGTCCGCGTGCGTCACGCGGCCTCCTTCGGGCTCCCAGGGCACATTCGTGTCTCGGTTCGGCGGCGCGCCGAGGAGGAGCGCTTCCTCGCCGCGCTCGACGAGATCGCCGCCTCGGACGAGATCGCCGCCCCGGACGGGATCGCCACCCCGGACGGGATCGCCACCCCGGACGGGATCGCCGCACACACAACCGCAGGAGGACCCTCGTGACCCAGGACGACGAGCGGAGTTCGGACCGCTGCCGACCGCGCTGCCGTCCCGCGCCCCCGGAAACCGCCGATCCGAGGTGCTCGACCGGCGACCGGGGCGCCCGGCATCCGAAGGCCCCGGTGCCGAAGCAGAGGACGCCCGGACCCTACCGCGTCCCGCCCCGCGAGCGGCGCACGGGTCTCGTCATCCTCAACACCGGCGACGGCAAGGGGAAGACGACGGCCGCCCTCGGTACGCTGCTGCGAGCCCGCGGCCGTGACATGACCGTGGCCATGCTGCAGTTCCTCAAGACCGAAGGCGTGCAGCGGGGCGAGCACATCGCGGCCGAGAAGCTCGGGGTCGAGATCGTGCCGATGGGCGCGGGATTTACCTGGCTCAGCGAGCGCATCGAGGAGGACCGCGCGCTGGCGCGCGAGTGCTGGGCGCAGTGCCGGGAGGTTCTCGACTCCGGGCGCTACGACATCGTGATCTTCGACGAGTTGACCTACCCCCTCGCATACGGCTGGCTGGACCACGGCGAGGTGCTGCCCGCGATCCGCGATCGTCCGGCCGGGACGCACGTGATCATCACCGGGCGCATGGCCACCCCGGAACTCATCGAGTTCGCGGATCTCGTCACCGAGATGAAGGACGTCAAGCACCCCTATCGGACGCGCGGCATCGGGGCGCAGCCCGGGTTGGAGCTGTGAGCGCACCCGTTCTCATGGTGCAGGGCACGGGCTCGGGCGTCGGCAAGTCGCTGCTCACGGCGGCCTTCTGCCGGCTCGCCCGCCGCCGCGGGATCGCCGTCGCTCCCTTCAAGGGCTAAAACATGTCAAACAACGCCGCAGTCACGGCCGACGGTGGCGAGATCGGGCGGGCGCAGGCGCTGCAGGCGCGGGCCGCGGGGCTGGACCCGCACGTCGACATGAACCCGGTCCTCCTCAAGCCGCTCGCCGACACGCGTTCCGAGGTCGTGCGACTGGGACGCACGGACCGAGGAGCGACCGACCTCCCGTGGCGCGAGCGCAAGCCCCGCCTCTGGCCCGTCGTGACCGATGCGCTCGCCCGCCTCCGCGACCGCGCCGAACTCGTGATCGCCGAGGGCGCGGGCAGCCCGGCCGAGACGAACCTGCGCGAGAGCGACATCGTCAACATGGCCGTGGCCCGCCACGCGTCCGCGAGCGTCGTGCTCATCGCCGACATCGACCGGGGCGGCGCCTTCGCCTCCCTCTACGGCACCTGGGCGCTCCTCTCCGCGGCCGACCGGGCGCTCTTCCGCGGTTTCATTCTCAACCGCTTCCGCGGGGATCCGGCACTCCTCGCGCCCGCCCCGGAGACCCTGCGTGAGCGCACCGGCGTGCGCGTCCTGGGCGTCGTCCCATGGATCGACCACAAACTGCCGGAAGAAGACGGCGGCCCTGCCCTCGACGCCGGACCCGGCAACGCCCCCGCCATCGCGGCGGCCGCCTACCCGCGCGCCTCCAACCTGGACGACCTCGACCCCCTGCGCCGTGAACCCGGCGTACGCCTGCGCTGGGTCCGCCGGGCGCGCGACCTGGCCGCCCTCGCGGCCCCGCCCGGACTTGCCGCCATCATCCTCCCGGGCTCGCGGAACACTCTCGACGATCTCCGCTGGATGAAGCGCACCGGCCTCGCGCACGCCGTCCGCGGCCTCGCGACGGACGGCATCCCGGTGGCGGGCCTCTGCGCCGGATACCAGATCATGGGCCGCCGGATCGCAGACCCGGCCGGCATCGAGGGTGGGGGCGAGGAGCGGGGACTGCGGATCCTGGACGTGCGCACCGAACTTGCCCCGAGCAAGGAGACGCGGCGGACGCGTGCGCGCATCACCGCCGCGCCCCCCGGCTGGCTGGAGGGTGAGGAAGGAGAGATCGTCGCCGGCTACGAGATCCACCACGGGCGCACGCGAGCCGCGTCCGGGCTCCGGCCGTGGCTCGCCGACGGGCCGCGCGACCTCGGGCACGCCGATGGCGCGCACTGGGGGTGTTACCTGCACGGCGCGTTCAGAAACGACCGCCTGCGCACGGGCTGGCTGCGTTCGCTCGGCCTCCGACCGAATGCGGCGGGCTGGGGCGGCTCGATCGACCGCGAACTCGACCGCCTCGCCGACACCGTCGAGCGCTGCCTGGATATCGACACCGTGTTCGAGGACGCACTGCGGCGGCCGGCCGCGACCCGAAGCTAGGTCTGGCGGGCGCGTCCCTCCTGGAGAGAAGATTCGAGTTGGGTTCTCTCGTCTTACGGAGGTTTGAAGATGGGTCGGCGGCTTTCTCTCCCGGTTTCCTGGCTCGCTCTTCCACTTCTCGTCGGCTGCGCGGCGCCCGACGACACCTCATCGGAGCCGGCCACGAACGCGGCCGATTCCGGCGCAGCCGACGCTACCGCGGCGGGGCCGGCGACGTCCGATCCGTACGCACACGGGTTCACGGACGCGGACTATCCGAGGGTGACCGAGGTCGCGGAGGATGTGTACGCGTACGAGCAGATCCATCCGACGGGAGGCGAGATCATCACGACGGTGAGCCTCATCGTCATCACCCCCGAGGGGGTACTCGTCGCGGACGGGCAGGAGAACCCCGAAGAGACGCAGCGGCTCGTCGACACGGTCGCGGGCCTGACCGACCAGCCGATCACGCACGTCGTCGTCGCCTCGGACCACGGGGACCACACGGGTGGGAACTCGGCCTTCCCCCCGGGCGCGCGCTTCTTCGCACACCCGACTTCGGCCGCGCTCCTGGAGGCAACCGCGTTGAACTTCAACCCACCCGAAGGCGCACCGCCGGTCATCGTCCCGACGGAGATGGTGGATCCCGACACGGTGCTCGAACTCGGCGGCCGCGAGATCCGGCTCCTCCACCTCGGCCGCGCCCACACGGGCGGCGACCTCGTGGTCTACGTGCCCGAGGGGAAGGTGCTGTTCATGAGCGAGACGTACCTGAAGCACATCTTCCCGGCCATGCGCTCGGCGTACCCGTCTGAATGGGTCGCGATGCTGGACCGGGCGATCGAGATGGACGTGGACGTGTACGTGCCGGGTCACGGGGTGATGGAGTCGCCCGCGATCCTCGAGGCGGAGCTGGTGTCGTTCCGGGACGCGGTGCGGGCCGTCGTGGAGGAGGCGACGCGGTTCCACGGTGAGGGGCTGAGCGCCGAGGAGGCAGCGGAGGCGGTCTCGTTCGGCGCCGTCGAGGAATGGTCGCTGCGGGACAGCCAGAAGCTGCGCGCAATCCGGCGGGTGTACCTGGAACTGAACGGACAGCTGTCGGGGTTTCTGGTCCCGTGATGGACGCGCGGATGAGGCGGAGGGTCGGGCTCGCCGCGGCGGTCGCGGGTTTCTCGGTCGTGGCGGGTATCGCGGCGGGAACCGGGCCGCTTCAGGCACAGTCGTACGTGACCGTGGACATCGGGGCCCGGGATCCCGCCTTCTCGCCGGATGGGTCGATGATCGCCGTCTCCATCCTGGGCAAGATCTGGACGCTTCCCGCCGAGGGCGGCCCGGCGCGCCAGCTCACGGACGGGGCCTCGTGGGACACGCGCCCCGCCTGGTCGCCGGACGGCCGCTTCCTCGCCTACGCCGCCAGATCCCGCCAGGGGGCCGACATCCTCGTCCGCAACATGGCCACCGGCGGCGTCCGCTTTCTGCACGGCGTCCCGGGGTCGGTCGGGCACATGCAGTTCCATCCGGACGGGAGCCACCTCTTCTTCGTCGACGACCGCTCGCAGTACGAGGCGCACGTGTGGCGGATCCCGCTCGCGGGCGGCGAGGCGGAACAGCTCACCCACACGCGGAGCTGGCACGAGTGGTCGTTCGCCCTCTCGCCCGATGGGAGTCGCATCCTCCTCGAGACGGGGCGCTTCGATGGCACCGACCTGTACGAACTAGACCTCGAGGAGATGTCGCTCGAACGGGTCACGGACACGCCGGAGCGTGAGATGGCGGTGGCGTGGAGCCCCGACGGTATGCGCCGCGCGCACGTGATGGCGCATAACGGTCTCGACGAGATCGTCGTGTCGGTTCCCGGGGAACGGCATCGGTTCGCCAGCGCCTTCGACCAGAAGCAACTCGCGTTCCATCCGTCCGGCGAGTGGCTGCTCGTCCTCGGCGGGCGGCGGATGCAGCGGCTGGACCTGGAGAGCGGCGAGTTCACGCCGATTCCCTTCGAGGCCCGGTTCGAGGTGGCCGGGGATCCCGCCGACGATCTGCTGATCACGAACGTCCGCCTGTTCGACGGCACGGGCGACGGGGCGGTTTCCGGGTCGGCGGTCCTCGTCCGGGACGGAAGGATCGCCGAGGTGAGGACGGGGGAAGACGGCGGAGTGCCCGAGGTCGCGCCGGGCACAACGGTCATCGACGGGGGCGGCCGCATGCTGCTCCCGGGGCTGATGGACAACCACTACCACTACTGGCAGCCCCTCGCCGGCGCGGACCTGCTGGCCGCCGGAATCACCGCGATCCGCGACCCGGGCTCGGCGATCCAGGACGCGATGGACTTCAAGGACGCGGTGCGTCTCGGCGTCCTGGCCGGGCCCGACGTGTACACGGCCGGCCCCCTGATCGACGGCCCCGCCGGCTACCACCCCCTCGTCGACGTGAGCATCGACGACCCCGCGGCCGCTCCGGCGCTCGTCCGCGCGCTGAAGGCGCAGGGCGTGGATCTGCTCAAGGCGTACTTCCTCCTCGACCCGGACGTGCTCGCGGCCGTCGTGGCGGAGGCGCGCGTACAGGGGCTCCCGGTCACGGGCCACATCGGGGTGCGCACGGGTTGGCGGCAGGCGATCGAAGCCGGAATCAGCGGGTTCAACCACATCCGGGTGTGGCGCGACTTCCTCCCGCTCGAGATCCAGGTCGACGGACGGGACATGTCGCTCGACGGCGGACGGAACCCGGTCGGACGCATGCAGGCCGACTGGCGGGAGATCGATCCGGCGAGCCCCGAGGTCACGTCCCTCCTCGAACTCATGGCCGAGACCGAGACGGGACTCGACCCGACCCTCTACATCCAGGGCGTCGATGACGAGGACCGCGCGCGCTTCTCGCTCGAAGGGTTCCACACGGCCCGGCAGGCGTACGAGCGCATGGGCGAGTTCGTCCGGCGCGCGGTCGAGGCCGGGGTCCCGCTGCTCGCGGGCACGGACAACGTGGGGCTGTTCAACGAACTCGAGGCCTACGCGGAGGCCGGCGTGCCGAACGCCGCGATCCTGCGGGCCGCGACGGCGAACGGCGCGCGCTGGCTCGGGAAGGAGGACGATTTCGGGACGGTGGAGCCGGGGCGCCGCGCGCACCTCATCCTCGTGGATGGCGACCCGCTGGCCGACATCGCCGACCTGCGGAACATCGATCTCGTCGTGAAGGATGGCGTGATCGTCTTCGGCGGCCCGCCGACCGAACCGCTGGTCCCGTGATCGACCCGGTCGCAACGGGCGCCGTCGAGGCGGCCACGCTCGCGGCGCTGCAGGTCGAGCCGGCGGGCGGGCTCCTCCCGGCGCTCTCCGATAACCCGTTCCTCGCACTCGGCGCGCTCTTCGCGGCGGGCGTCCTCACGAGCACGAACCCGTGCATCTGGCCGATGATCCCGATCACCTTCTCCGTCATCTCCGGCACGGCGGGCGAAACCCAGTCGCGAAAGCGCACCGTCGGCCTGACGCTGACCTACGCCCTGGGACTGGCGCTCCTCTATTCCGTGCTCGGCGTCATCGCCGGGCTCAGCGGCACCGTCCTGGGCTCGATCGGGGCCAGTTTCTGGGCCCTGTTCGCGACCGGGAACCTCCTCCTCTTCTTCTCATTGTTCATGCTCGATGTCTTCCCGGTCCCGGTGCCGAAGCGGCTCCTCGCGTGGGCGGGCAGCCGCGGCGGCGGATCCTACCGCGCCGTGTTCCTCCTCGGGGCGACGTCCGGCATCGTGGCGGCGCCGTGCGGGGCGCCCGCCTTCGCGGTCGTCCTCACCTGGGTCGTCGCGGAACAGGCGGGCCTCATGGGTTTCGTCTACCTGTTCACCTTCTCCATCGGCATGACCGCCGTGCTCATCGCGGTCGGGCTGTTCTCGGGGACGGTCGCCGTACTGCCGAAGTCGGGGACGTGGATGATCTGGATGAAACGGGCCGCGGCCGTCATCATGATCGGGATGGCGCAGTTCTACCTGATCAGGGCGGGATACTTGATGTGAACACGAAACCGGGACGGATCCCCCGTTACGCGACGGCCACGGCGTTCGCCGCGCTGGTCGCGCTGGGGGCGTTCGCCGCGCTCGCCGTGGCGGCGCCTCTCCACGCGCAGGCGGGCGCGGGGCAGGTGAGCCTCGCCCCCGGGACGCCGGGTCCGGACGCCACGCTGCAGGATCTGGACGGCAACGAGGTCCAGCTTCTCGACTATGCGGACGGCAAGCCGGCGCTGTTCGAGTTCTGGGCCGCGTGGTGCGAACAGTGCGAGGGGCTGCAGCCCGAGATCGACCGGGTACAGGCCGACTTCGGAGACCGCGTGAACGTCGTCGCGGTGGCGGTCGCGGTGGCTCAATCGCTGCGCCGCGTCCGGCGCCACGCGGAGGCGCACGGGGCGGAATACCCCTATCTGTGGGATGCGGACGGCGCCGCGGTGCGCGCCTACTCGGCGACCACGACGTCGATCGTCGTGATCCTCGACGCGGAAGGGAAGGTGGCCTACACCGGCGTCGGCCCCGACCAGGATCTCGTCGGGGCCGTCACCGGAATCCTCGCTGTCGATTCTGCGACCGGTTCTGCTGCGGGTGCCGCTACGGGTCCACGGGCTCCGGCGTCACCTCGTCGATGATGGCGGCGAGTTCGTCGTAGGCGGCGGGGTCGACCTGGTTGAAGCTCGGGATCACTCCCGCCACGCGCCCGTCGGGCCCCACCACGATCACGGCGCGGCTGTCCACCGCGTTGCTGTCCCTCAGGCCTCCGCCGAAGTCGACGTAGGTCCCCCCATCGTTGCCCGCGTCGCTCGCGAACAGGAAGGGGAAGTCCTCGTCCTTCAGCCATGACGCGAGTTCGTCGACCGGGTCGTTCGAGATGCCGACGAGGACCACGTTCCGGCCCTCGTTGAACAGACTTGCGTACTGATCACGGTACGCTCTCATCTGAACCGTTCAGCCACGCGTCCTGACTCTGAAGAAAAAGGCGAGGACGACCGTCTCGCCCCGGTAGTCGCTGAGGCGGATCGGGTTCTCCAGCGCCCCGTACCGCGTCGCGCCCGGCAGCGCGAAGTCCGGCGCCATCTCGCCCACCGCGAGCAGTTGCGAGTCCTGCGCGCTCACCGGGGCCGCGCCTCCGATGGCGAGCGTTCCGGCCAGGCCCAAGGCGAGGGCTGCGGCCAGGACAAGTCTCCGCATGTCTCGGTCCTTTCGTGCGGGTGGAAGACAGGTGGAAGAGCCATGCCGAAGGGTGGCGCGCCCTCCCCGTTCGCGCCAGAGTTGAGCAACGGTTCAAGTCCGATTCCGACCCTGCCCTAAAGGAGGCGCCTCATGATCCGTCAGTCCCGAGGCCGTCCATGGCGTCGTGCCATCGCCTTCGTCATCGCCGTCGTTCTCGCGACCCCCGTGTCCGGGTGCGCGCAGGGGAACGGCGATCCCGTGAACGACCCGCGCTTTGAGCAGGCGGTGGCGCTGTTCGAGGCGTGGCTCGACGCGAAGATGGCGTACGAGAAGATCCCCGGCGTGTCCGCGGCGCTCGTGCACGACCAGGATCTCGTCTGGTCCCGCGGCTACGGGTACGCGCACCGCGAGACCGGGGTGCCGGCCACGCCGTCGACGATGTATTCGGTGTGCTCGATTTCGAAGCTCTTCACCTCCATCGGCGTGATGCAGCAGCGTGACGAGGGCAAGCTGGATCTCGACGATCCCGTCTCCGCGCACCTTCCATGGTACGACCTCGAGCAGGTGTTTCCCGACGGTCCGAACGTGAGCGTGGAGGGGATCCTCACCCACTCCTCGGGGCTCCCGCGCGAATCGGCGCACCCCTACTGGACGGGCCCCGACCATCCCTTCCCGACGCGGGACGAGATCATCGAAGGACTCTCCGGGCAGGAGACGCTCTATCCCGGCCGCCGCTACTTCCAGTACTCGAACCTGGGGATGGCGCTGGCGGGGCAACTGATCGAGGAGGCTTCCGGGATGGCGTACGACGAGTACATCCGGAGCCGGATCCTGGAGCCGCTGGGGATGTCCGACACCTACACCGACATTCCCGTCGAGCACCAGGGAGGCCGCTACGCCACCGGATATTCGCGGCTCGAGCGGGGTGGCCAGCGGGCCGAGGCCCCCTTCTTCCAGGCGCTGGGGATGGCGTCCGCGGCGGGGTTCGCCTCCACCGTGGAGGATCTGGCGCGCCTCGCCTCGTGGCAGTTCCGCCTGCTGGAACATGGGGGGACGGAGATCCTTGACGTCAACACGCTGCGGGAGATGCACCGCGTGCACTGGGTCGACCCCGACTTCGACACGATGTGGGGGCTCGGGTTCGCGGTCTCGCGCCGCGACGGAGAGCGCGCGGTGGGCCACGGCGGGAGCTGTCCGGGCTTCCGCTCGACCTTCCAGATCCTTCCGGGGAAGAAGCTGGCGGGCGTGGTGATGATGAACGCCCTCGCCAATCCCACCGACGTGTGGACGAAGATGATGGCGACGCTGGGCGCGGCCTTCGAGGAGGCCAGGGACGACCCCGGCGGCGGCACCGCGCGCCCGGCATCCCTCGCGGAATACGAGGGACTGTACCAGTCCACGTGGGGAGAGTCGGTCATCCTCCGGTGGGACGATGGTCTCGCGGCACTCGGCCTGCCCTCGAATGATCCGGTCGAGGGAATGACGAAGCTGCGGCATGAGGGCGGCGATACGTTCCGGCGCATGCGGGACGACGGCGAGCCGGGAGAGGCGTACATCTTCCACCGCGAAGACGGGGCCATCGCCCGGTACAGCGTGCACGGCAACTTCTCGAACAAAGTCCGGTAACGGAGGATGACGGCGACGATGACGACCCTTTCCGGTCCTTCCGGCAGCCTCATACCCGCAGCGGCCGCGCGCGAAGGGAACGACCCGATCTTCGCCCTGCACGGCGAGGCCGTGCGCCGGGCCGCGGCCGGCGAGTCGATCCTGAACTCGACGCTCGGGGCGCTGATGGACGACGACGGGAGCCTCGCGGTGATGCCCGCGGCCGCCGAGGCGCTGGGGCGCGTGCCGCACGCGCGCGCCGCCGGCTATGCGCCGATCTCCGGAGACCCTCCGTACCTCGCCGCGGTGATCGCGGACCTGTTCGGGGAGGGCGGGCTGGCCGAGCAGGCGGTCGCCGTCGCGACGCCCGGGAGCACCGGCGCGATCCACCACGCGATCCTGAACTTCCTCGAGCCCGGACAGGCGGCGCTCACGCCCAGCTACTACTGGGGTCCGTACCACACGATCTCGACCCATTCGGGACGCGCGGTCGAGACCTTCAACATGTTCGACGCCGGGATCCGTCTCGATGTCGAAGCGTTCCGGGCGGGGCTCGAAGGCCAGATCGAGCGGCAGGGGCGGTCGCTCGTCCTCTTCAACTTCCCCTGCAACAACCCCACCGGTTATTCGCTCGACGAATCGGAGTGGGAGGCCGTGGCGGAGATCGTGCGGGAGGTCGGCCGGCGGGGTCCGGTCGCGTTCCTCCTCGACCACGCGTACGCGAAGTTCGGGGACGAAGGGTCCAACGGCTGGATCGGCCACCTCCCGCGGATGATGGAGTCCGCGACGGTGCTCGTGGGCTGGACCGTGTCGAAGTCGTTCGCCCTCTACGGCGCGCGTGTGGGGGCGCTGGTGGCGCTCCACCGGGAGGCGGAGGAGCGGCAGCGGATCTCCAACGCGCTCGGCTTCTCGTGCCGGGCCACGTGGTCGAACTGCAACCACCTCGGGCTGCTCGGCGCCACCGAACTCCTCACCGATCCGGAGCTGCGCCGGCGCACGGATGAGGAGCGCGCGGGGATGATTCGTCTCCTCAACGAGCGCGTCGAGGTGTTCAACGAACTCGCGGGGCGGGCGGGGCTGTCCTACCCCCGCTACGAGGGCGGCTTCTTCGTCTCCGTGTTCACGCCCGACGCGGAGGTGACGGCCGCAACCATGCGCGAGGCGGCGGTGTACGTGGTCCCGATGGAGGGCGCGGTGCGGATCGCGCTGTGCGCCACGCCGGCGCACTCGATTCCCCGGCTCGTCGACGCGCTGGCCGAGGGGATCGCGACCGCCCGCGCCGCCTGAACGGCCCGTGCCGGAGAACGACGATCTGTCCGTGAGAAAGAAGATGGAACGACACAAGGCAGTACCGGTCCTTACGCCGACGCTTCCGGTTCTGGCGTCGGCCCTCGTACTCCTCGCGGCCACCGGTTGTACCGGCCAGACGCCGGCCGCGGGCTTGACGGACGACGAGAAGCTCGCGCGCGTGGAAGAGATGGTGGCGGAGGTCGAACGGCGCTTTCCCGACGTGGAGGCCGTCACCGTGGAAGACGTCGGGCGGCTGCTCGAGACCGGCAGCGTCGTGCTCGTCGACGCCCGGGCGCCCCGCGAGCGCGAGGTCTCCTGGATTCCCGGCTCCATCACCTCCGACGAGTTCGAGCAGGACCCCGACCGGTACGCGGACCGCACCGTCGTGGCGTACTGCACGATCGGCCACCGGAGTTCCGAGTACGCAAAGCGGCAGAACGAGCAGGGCCGGCGCGTGCTGAACCTGCGCGGCAGCCTCCTCGCGTGGACCCACGCCGGCGCGCCGCTCGTGGGCCCCGATGGGCCGACCCACCGCCTGCACGTCTACGGCGAAACCTGGAACCTCGCCCCCGCCCGCTACGAAACGACCTGGTAGCGCCGGCGCGTGCAGGCTAGGGGACCAGGTTTGCGCCGGATGTGCGGGTGATGAACGTCGCCAGCGTTTCCCGCCACTGCGGGAGCAGGCTCTCCTCCACGTACATCATGTGGCCGGCGGCGAAGTCGTCCCGCGTGATGTTGTCGCGCAGGTCCGGCGGCAGGCCGAGTTGCTCCAGCGACCACACGATGGGGAAGTACGGCGTCGCGAAGTCGTAGATCCCGTTGATGAGCAGGACCTCGAGGCGCGGGTTTCGTTCGATCGCGTGCGCGAGGTCGGGTCCCACGTTGAGCGCCGAGCCGCCGAAGGGTCCGCGCCGGCCGCCCTCCCGCTCCCAGTTCCACGGGCGCGCCATCCCGCTGGGCCAGTACTCGCGGTCGCCGTCGTAGCCGAGTTCATCCCGCACGTACGTGTTGAAGAGGGAGGTGTAGGCAGAACTGATGGCCGAGGACTGCGCGTCGTGGTCGGGGGTCGTGTCGAGCAGGTCTCCCGTGGGCCCCGTGAACCGGGTGTCGAGCCGGGCCAGCGTGAGCCGCCGGTCCCGCAGCAGTTCCTTCTCGAACTCGGGGGCGGAGACGCGCAGGTCGGCCTTGTCGAGATACTCCAGGCTCAGCCCCGTGTACTCGTGCATCTGCCGCAGCACGCGCGCGCGCTGGTCGGGGTCCACGGCGGTGCCGGCGAGCAGCGTCTGCGCGTAGTCGGTCAGCGCCCACGCCTCGACCTCCTTCATGAACGTCTCGAGGTCGTCGGGGCGGCCCCCGGGCAGCATGTCGTGGTACTCGGCGGCGACCGCGAAGGACGGGACATTCGTGATAAACCCGATATGGGACCCGTCTGGAAACTGGAGCGTGTTGAAGTCGATGACGGCGGAGACGAGCACGATCCCGTTGAGGTCGATGTTCGCGCTCTGCAGGTGGCGGGCGAGCAGCACGGACCGCGTCGTGCCGTAGCTCTCGCCGAGGATGTAACGGGGCGAATTCCAGCGGCGGTTCTCGCTCAGGAACCGGCGGATGAACTGCGTGAGGGAGGCGGCGTCCTCGTCCATCCCCCAGAAATGGGTCCCGTCGGCATCGCCCGCGGGGCGGCTGAACCCCGTCCCGATCGGGTCCACCATCACGACGTCGGCGACGTCGAGCACCGTGTAGCCGTTGTCGACGAGCGGGTACGGTGGCGGCGCCTGCTGCCCCACGTTGGGCGTGACCACTCGGCGCGGCCCCATGATTCCCATGTGGAGCCAGAAGGAGGCGGACCCGGGTCCCCCGTTGTAGGCGAAGATGATGGGGCGCGTGGAGGGATCGTCGCCGTTCGTCCGGAAGTACCCCGTGTAGAAGAGTTCCCCCGTCGCGTTCTCCTCGTTGTCGCGGAGGATGACGCTGCCGACGACGGCCCGGTATTCGACGGTCTCCCCGTCCACGACGATGGAATGGTTCGATTCCCAGCGCGAAGGCTCGGGCTCGTTTCCGTTTCCGCCTCCGGAGCCTTCCTGGGCGAGCGTGCCCGCGGGCAGCAGGCCGAGCGCGACGACGGACGTGATCAGGCTGAGCGACTTCATCTTTCCTCCTAGCGGCCGGCGGCGGCCATTCCGAGGGCGACGGCTTCCGGCTGGGTCACGATGATCACGCGGAACCCCTGCTCGATCCGCATGGCGATGTCGTCCACGCCGGCCGT
It contains:
- a CDS encoding aminotransferase class I/II-fold pyridoxal phosphate-dependent enzyme — encoded protein: MTTLSGPSGSLIPAAAAREGNDPIFALHGEAVRRAAAGESILNSTLGALMDDDGSLAVMPAAAEALGRVPHARAAGYAPISGDPPYLAAVIADLFGEGGLAEQAVAVATPGSTGAIHHAILNFLEPGQAALTPSYYWGPYHTISTHSGRAVETFNMFDAGIRLDVEAFRAGLEGQIERQGRSLVLFNFPCNNPTGYSLDESEWEAVAEIVREVGRRGPVAFLLDHAYAKFGDEGSNGWIGHLPRMMESATVLVGWTVSKSFALYGARVGALVALHREAEERQRISNALGFSCRATWSNCNHLGLLGATELLTDPELRRRTDEERAGMIRLLNERVEVFNELAGRAGLSYPRYEGGFFVSVFTPDAEVTAATMREAAVYVVPMEGAVRIALCATPAHSIPRLVDALAEGIATARAA
- a CDS encoding rhodanese-like domain-containing protein; the protein is MERHKAVPVLTPTLPVLASALVLLAATGCTGQTPAAGLTDDEKLARVEEMVAEVERRFPDVEAVTVEDVGRLLETGSVVLVDARAPREREVSWIPGSITSDEFEQDPDRYADRTVVAYCTIGHRSSEYAKRQNEQGRRVLNLRGSLLAWTHAGAPLVGPDGPTHRLHVYGETWNLAPARYETTW
- a CDS encoding redoxin domain-containing protein — encoded protein: MAPDFALPGATRYGALENPIRLSDYRGETVVLAFFFRVRTRGUTVQMRAYRDQYASLFNEGRNVVLVGISNDPVDELASWLKDEDFPFLFASDAGNDGGTYVDFGGGLRDSNAVDSRAVIVVGPDGRVAGVIPSFNQVDPAAYDELAAIIDEVTPEPVDP
- a CDS encoding serine hydrolase, whose product is MIRQSRGRPWRRAIAFVIAVVLATPVSGCAQGNGDPVNDPRFEQAVALFEAWLDAKMAYEKIPGVSAALVHDQDLVWSRGYGYAHRETGVPATPSTMYSVCSISKLFTSIGVMQQRDEGKLDLDDPVSAHLPWYDLEQVFPDGPNVSVEGILTHSSGLPRESAHPYWTGPDHPFPTRDEIIEGLSGQETLYPGRRYFQYSNLGMALAGQLIEEASGMAYDEYIRSRILEPLGMSDTYTDIPVEHQGGRYATGYSRLERGGQRAEAPFFQALGMASAAGFASTVEDLARLASWQFRLLEHGGTEILDVNTLREMHRVHWVDPDFDTMWGLGFAVSRRDGERAVGHGGSCPGFRSTFQILPGKKLAGVVMMNALANPTDVWTKMMATLGAAFEEARDDPGGGTARPASLAEYEGLYQSTWGESVILRWDDGLAALGLPSNDPVEGMTKLRHEGGDTFRRMRDDGEPGEAYIFHREDGAIARYSVHGNFSNKVR